Proteins co-encoded in one Meiothermus sp. genomic window:
- a CDS encoding IS5 family transposase (programmed frameshift) yields the protein MELRQSRYPSDLTDQEWAILAPLMPQPSAAPHRPRENPWREILNGIFYITRAGCAWRMMPYDLPHWKTVYHYFRLWRKSGFLEQIHTTLREKTRRKAGRLPEPSAGILDSQSVKTSGKRGVRGYDAGKKVKGRKRHLLVDTQGLVLGVKVLPAHLTDAEGGRELLEGARGLSKRLSHLFVDGGYKRRFEEWVRRTLGWTVEVVRRPDANFRGIWWPKDQPLPEDLEEEVRKRTRGHRGFVVIPRRWVVERTFAWLSFNRRLNRDYELLPESSETFIHTAMIRLMVRRLAS from the exons ATGGAACTCAGACAAAGCCGCTACCCCAGCGATCTGACCGACCAGGAGTGGGCTATTCTGGCACCCCTGATGCCCCAGCCCTCCGCCGCCCCCCATCGCCCCCGGGAGAATCCCTGGCGGGAAATCCTGAACGGCATCTTCTACATCACCCGCGCCGGCTGCGCCTGGCGCATGATGCCCTATGACCTGCCCCACTGGAAAACCGTCTATCACTACTTCCGTTTGTGGCGCAAATCGGGTTTTCTGGAACAGATACATACCACCCTGCGCGAGAAAACCCGCCGTAAAGCAGGACGCCTGCCCGAACCCAGCGCGGGGATTCTGGATAGCCAGAGCGTGAAGACCTCGG GGAAAAGGGGGGTCAGGGGGTATGACGCGGGCAAGAAGGTAAAGGGGCGCAAACGGCATCTGCTGGTGGATACACAAGGGCTGGTGTTGGGAGTCAAGGTGCTGCCCGCCCACCTCACGGATGCGGAGGGCGGGCGAGAGCTGCTGGAGGGGGCCAGGGGGCTGTCGAAGCGGTTGTCGCATCTGTTTGTGGATGGGGGGTACAAGCGCAGGTTTGAGGAATGGGTTCGGCGCACCTTGGGCTGGACGGTGGAGGTGGTGCGCAGGCCGGATGCCAACTTCCGGGGTATTTGGTGGCCTAAAGACCAGCCTCTTCCGGAGGACTTGGAGGAGGAAGTGCGGAAGAGGACGCGGGGGCATCGGGGGTTTGTGGTGATTCCCCGCAGATGGGTGGTGGAGCGGACGTTTGCCTGGCTGAGCTTCAATCGGAGGCTGAACCGGGACTATGAGCTTCTACCTGAGAGCTCAGAGACCTTCATCCACACAGCGATGATCCGGCTTATGGTCAGAAGATTGGCCTCCTAG
- a CDS encoding S8 family peptidase, with product MYLRLAWIVLLMALTACGSRVTPDNLAPVLGLDNPNVIQGQYIVVYKDDANVLASLQSLKASLRGGVSLQRELESLGLGPDASVQQVYTAALQGLAARLSPENLAALRQDPRVAYIEADQVMSISATQTGATWGLDRIDQRTLPLSGTFTYSNTGSGVNAYIIDTGIRVSHSEFGGRAAVAFDAIGDGQNGNDCNGHGTHVAGTVGGAVYGVAKSVRLYAVRVLNCSGSGTNSGVIAGVDWVRQNAQKPAVANMSLGGGASSALDTAVNNAINAGITFALAAGNSNRDACQFSPARVAAGITVGATTSTDARASYSNYGSCLDLFAPGSSITSAWISSDTSTNTISGTSMATPHVAGVAALYLQSNPAASPATVRNAIVGNATSGVVGNAGRRSPNLLLYSNY from the coding sequence ATGTATCTTCGTTTGGCCTGGATCGTTTTGTTGATGGCGCTGACGGCCTGTGGAAGCCGTGTGACCCCCGATAACCTGGCCCCGGTGCTGGGGCTGGATAACCCCAACGTTATTCAGGGACAGTACATTGTGGTTTACAAGGACGACGCCAACGTACTGGCCTCGCTGCAAAGCCTTAAAGCGAGTTTGCGCGGGGGTGTATCCCTTCAGCGGGAGCTGGAAAGCCTGGGCCTGGGGCCCGATGCCAGCGTCCAGCAGGTTTACACCGCTGCTTTGCAGGGGCTTGCGGCCAGACTTTCCCCCGAGAACTTAGCGGCCTTGCGCCAAGACCCCAGGGTGGCCTACATCGAGGCCGACCAGGTTATGAGCATCAGCGCGACCCAGACCGGCGCGACCTGGGGACTGGATCGCATTGACCAGCGCACCCTGCCCCTCAGCGGCACCTTCACCTATAGCAATACGGGTAGCGGCGTGAACGCCTACATCATAGATACCGGTATCCGGGTAAGCCACAGCGAGTTTGGGGGCCGGGCTGCAGTAGCCTTCGATGCCATTGGGGATGGTCAGAACGGCAACGACTGCAACGGCCACGGCACCCACGTGGCGGGCACGGTAGGGGGCGCGGTGTACGGTGTGGCCAAAAGTGTGCGTCTCTATGCGGTGCGGGTGCTCAACTGTAGCGGCTCAGGCACCAACTCGGGCGTAATTGCCGGGGTGGACTGGGTGCGGCAGAACGCCCAGAAGCCAGCGGTAGCCAACATGAGCCTGGGTGGGGGGGCCTCGAGCGCCCTCGATACCGCGGTCAATAACGCCATCAACGCGGGGATTACCTTTGCGCTGGCGGCTGGGAACAGCAACCGCGATGCCTGCCAGTTCTCGCCTGCGCGGGTAGCGGCGGGCATTACCGTGGGGGCCACCACCTCCACCGACGCCAGGGCCTCCTACTCCAACTATGGGAGCTGCCTGGATCTCTTCGCGCCCGGCTCCTCCATTACCTCGGCCTGGATTAGCAGCGACACCTCGACCAATACCATCAGCGGAACCTCGATGGCTACCCCCCATGTGGCCGGAGTCGCCGCTTTGTACCTGCAAAGCAACCCCGCAGCCAGCCCGGCTACCGTGCGCAACGCCATCGTGGGCAACGCCACCTCGGGTGTGGTGGGCAACGCGGGGCGGCGTTCGCCCAACCTGTTGCTGTACAGCAACTACTAA
- a CDS encoding acyl-CoA carboxylase subunit beta, giving the protein MIQSHISPKERESSFFKQNKDAWVRLIADFRTSLEQVRQGGGPKAAERQHAKGRLTARERIARLIDPGSELEEILGYAGWQMYADWGGAPGGGVVTAIGKIAGRDWMIIANDATVKAGAFFPITAKKVIRAQTIALENHLPTVYLVDSAGVFLPLQDEVFPDQDDFGRIFYLNARMSGLGIPQISAIMGNCVAGGAYLPLMTDVLIMTEGSGLYLAGPALVKAAIGQEVDSEALGGARMHAEVSGTVDFYEPDDEAAIARIRALAAMYAQPTLALWAAERKSEVEPFHPPEDLYGLVSPDGSKPYDVNEVIARLVDGSEFHEYKAGYGQTLVCGYARLGGFPVGIVANQRLVIKKPGKIEVGGVIYAEAADKAARFILEVNQRFIPLLFLMDVTGFMVGKESEQQGIIRRGAKLVNAVSNSVVPKITLITGGSFGAGNYAMAGKAYAPRFIYAWPSAKYAVMSGNAAAKTLMEIELAKLEREGRKPTEEDLVELYERIKARYEETLDPRYAAARLWVDEVIFPHETRERLIRSLEVCALNPVREAMQIGVFQV; this is encoded by the coding sequence ATGATTCAAAGCCACATCAGCCCTAAAGAGCGCGAATCATCCTTCTTCAAGCAAAACAAAGATGCCTGGGTGCGGCTAATTGCCGATTTTCGCACCTCGCTGGAACAGGTGCGTCAGGGTGGAGGGCCCAAAGCGGCGGAGCGGCAGCACGCCAAAGGGCGCCTCACAGCCCGCGAGCGGATTGCGCGCCTGATTGACCCGGGAAGCGAGCTCGAGGAAATCCTGGGCTATGCGGGCTGGCAGATGTACGCCGACTGGGGGGGTGCGCCGGGCGGCGGGGTGGTGACCGCCATCGGCAAAATTGCCGGTCGGGACTGGATGATCATCGCCAACGATGCCACCGTGAAAGCCGGGGCCTTTTTCCCCATCACCGCTAAAAAGGTGATAAGGGCGCAGACTATCGCCCTCGAGAACCACCTGCCCACGGTGTATCTGGTGGACTCGGCGGGGGTTTTCCTGCCCTTGCAAGACGAAGTATTCCCCGACCAGGACGACTTTGGCCGCATTTTTTACCTCAATGCCCGGATGAGCGGGCTGGGCATCCCGCAAATTTCGGCCATTATGGGCAACTGCGTGGCGGGGGGGGCCTACCTGCCGCTCATGACCGACGTGCTGATCATGACCGAGGGCTCGGGGCTGTACCTGGCCGGGCCGGCCCTGGTCAAGGCGGCCATCGGGCAGGAGGTGGACTCGGAGGCGCTGGGCGGCGCGCGCATGCACGCCGAGGTCTCGGGCACGGTGGACTTCTACGAACCCGACGACGAAGCGGCCATTGCCCGCATACGCGCCCTGGCCGCGATGTATGCCCAGCCGACCCTGGCCCTCTGGGCCGCGGAGCGCAAAAGCGAGGTGGAGCCCTTTCACCCGCCGGAAGACCTGTACGGGCTGGTATCGCCCGACGGCAGCAAGCCCTACGACGTGAACGAGGTGATCGCCCGGCTGGTGGACGGTTCGGAGTTCCACGAGTACAAAGCTGGCTACGGCCAGACCCTGGTGTGCGGGTATGCCCGGCTGGGCGGCTTCCCGGTGGGGATCGTGGCTAACCAGCGGCTCGTGATCAAAAAGCCCGGCAAGATCGAGGTGGGGGGCGTGATCTACGCCGAAGCCGCCGACAAGGCCGCCCGGTTCATCCTCGAGGTCAACCAGCGCTTCATTCCTCTTCTGTTCCTGATGGACGTAACCGGTTTTATGGTGGGCAAGGAGTCGGAGCAGCAGGGCATCATCCGGCGCGGGGCCAAGCTGGTTAATGCGGTCTCCAACTCGGTGGTGCCCAAAATTACCCTCATCACCGGGGGTTCCTTTGGCGCGGGCAACTACGCCATGGCCGGCAAGGCCTATGCCCCCCGCTTTATCTACGCCTGGCCTTCGGCCAAGTACGCGGTGATGAGCGGCAACGCCGCGGCCAAGACCCTGATGGAAATTGAACTCGCCAAGCTCGAGCGCGAAGGACGCAAACCCACCGAGGAAGACCTGGTCGAACTCTACGAGCGCATCAAGGCCCGCTACGAGGAGACCCTCGACCCACGCTATGCCGCGGCCCGGCTCTGGGTGGACGAGGTGATCTTCCCGCACGAGACCCGCGAGCGCCTGATCCGGAGCCTCGAGGTCTGCGCCCTCAACCCAGTGCGTGAGGCGATGCAAATCGGGGTGTTTCAAGTCTAG
- the tpiA gene encoding triose-phosphate isomerase gives MRKRLVAGNWKMHKTPSEARMWFRDLIDKLPQTQAEPALLVPFTHLPYAAEILEGHGVYWGAQDVSAHVEGAYTGEVSAKMLADLACQYTIVGHSERRSYHAETDALVSEKARRLLEQGITPILCVGEPLEIREAGGQVEYTLRQLEGSLQGVNPASPQSLVIAYEPVWAIGTGKTATPEDAEAMHQAIRGWLEGRYGSDFSEQMRILYGGSVKPENAAALFGQPNIDGGLVGGASLKLEDYIKLLTA, from the coding sequence ATGCGCAAGCGACTTGTAGCCGGCAACTGGAAAATGCACAAAACCCCCTCCGAGGCCCGGATGTGGTTCCGCGACCTGATCGATAAACTGCCCCAAACCCAGGCCGAACCGGCCCTGCTGGTACCCTTTACCCATCTGCCCTATGCTGCGGAAATCCTCGAGGGCCACGGTGTGTACTGGGGCGCGCAGGATGTCTCGGCCCATGTCGAAGGGGCCTACACCGGCGAGGTTTCGGCAAAAATGCTGGCCGACCTGGCCTGCCAATACACCATCGTGGGCCACTCCGAACGGCGCAGCTACCATGCCGAAACGGATGCGCTGGTATCCGAAAAAGCCAGGCGTCTATTGGAGCAGGGTATCACCCCCATCCTGTGCGTGGGCGAGCCGCTGGAAATCCGCGAGGCTGGAGGCCAGGTCGAGTACACCCTGCGGCAGCTCGAGGGCAGCCTGCAAGGGGTCAACCCGGCCTCGCCACAGAGCCTGGTGATTGCCTACGAGCCGGTCTGGGCCATTGGCACCGGCAAAACCGCCACCCCCGAGGATGCCGAGGCCATGCACCAGGCCATTCGTGGCTGGCTGGAAGGCCGCTACGGTTCGGACTTTTCCGAGCAGATGCGCATCCTTTACGGCGGCTCGGTCAAGCCCGAGAACGCCGCGGCCCTCTTCGGCCAGCCCAACATTGATGGGGGACTGGTCGGGGGGGCCAGCCTGAAGCTCGAGGACTACATAAAGCTGCTCACGGCCTAA
- a CDS encoding MliC family protein: MRRWILPVWFVGLVGLAQSTDVVQRIYRCAGGVQVRAVYQNSFDRVGVVFNGQTYGPLFQVEAASGVKYSDGRASWWVKGSGAAEEALLMSERTGKVLVRACKPIR, encoded by the coding sequence ATGCGCAGATGGATCTTGCCGGTTTGGTTTGTCGGCCTTGTAGGTCTGGCCCAGTCTACCGATGTGGTGCAGCGTATCTACCGCTGCGCCGGGGGTGTCCAGGTTCGGGCGGTTTATCAGAATAGCTTCGACCGGGTGGGGGTGGTGTTCAATGGTCAGACCTACGGCCCGCTGTTCCAGGTCGAGGCCGCCTCGGGGGTCAAGTACTCCGATGGACGGGCTTCCTGGTGGGTCAAAGGCTCAGGCGCCGCCGAGGAAGCCCTGCTGATGAGCGAGCGCACCGGGAAGGTTCTGGTCAGGGCTTGTAAGCCCATTCGATAA
- a CDS encoding pyridoxal phosphate-dependent aminotransferase — translation MAHLHPRTQLSKESIFAQMSRLAVQHGAINLGQGFPSNPPPDFLLEAARRAIGTVDQYTPPIGLPRLREAVAEDLGVSPEDVVITAGGTEALHALAESLYGPDDEVVMLEPYFDVYIPQARIAGAEPVMVPMRLTERWEVDLPALERAISVRTQALLLTNPYNPTGSVFSRAEAEQIVALARKHDLWIISDEVYDELYFGEPPIRLRELAPERVFTVGSAGKRLEATGWRIGWIVTPPGLAPQIAGMRQWSSFCSAAPLQAAVAEALPIARKEGFYQALRESYGRRKDLLEQGLRSLGLKTFSPAGTYFLTALLPGLEALNLVREAKVAAIPGSAFYIQNPAPEGLYRFAFCKTCEEIETALSRLEAYLKQAA, via the coding sequence ATGGCCCACCTTCACCCCCGCACCCAGCTTTCCAAGGAGAGCATCTTCGCCCAGATGAGCCGCCTGGCCGTGCAGCATGGGGCCATCAACCTGGGGCAGGGCTTTCCCTCCAACCCCCCGCCCGATTTTCTCCTAGAGGCTGCCCGGCGGGCCATCGGCACCGTAGACCAGTACACCCCGCCCATCGGCCTGCCGCGCTTGCGCGAGGCCGTTGCCGAAGACCTGGGGGTTTCGCCCGAGGACGTGGTCATCACCGCAGGGGGCACCGAGGCCCTGCACGCGCTGGCCGAGTCGCTGTACGGCCCGGACGACGAGGTGGTGATGCTCGAGCCCTACTTCGACGTCTACATCCCCCAGGCCCGCATCGCCGGGGCCGAGCCGGTGATGGTTCCCATGCGGCTTACCGAGCGCTGGGAGGTAGATTTACCGGCGCTCGAGCGGGCCATTTCGGTACGCACCCAGGCCCTTCTGCTCACCAACCCCTACAACCCCACCGGCTCGGTCTTTTCCCGTGCCGAGGCCGAACAGATTGTGGCCCTGGCCCGCAAACACGACCTCTGGATTATCAGCGACGAGGTCTACGACGAGCTTTACTTCGGGGAGCCTCCCATCCGCCTGCGCGAACTCGCGCCCGAACGGGTTTTCACAGTGGGCTCGGCCGGTAAGCGCCTCGAGGCCACCGGCTGGCGCATCGGCTGGATTGTCACGCCGCCCGGCCTGGCCCCGCAGATCGCGGGTATGCGCCAGTGGAGCAGCTTCTGCTCGGCCGCCCCCCTCCAGGCCGCGGTGGCCGAAGCCCTGCCCATCGCCCGCAAAGAGGGCTTTTACCAGGCGCTGCGCGAGAGCTACGGCCGGCGCAAGGACTTGCTCGAGCAGGGCCTGAGGTCGCTGGGGCTCAAAACCTTCTCCCCTGCCGGTACCTACTTCCTCACCGCGCTCTTGCCGGGGCTCGAGGCCCTGAACCTGGTGCGCGAGGCCAAAGTTGCGGCCATTCCAGGTTCAGCCTTCTACATCCAAAACCCTGCCCCCGAGGGCCTGTACCGCTTTGCCTTCTGCAAAACCTGCGAGGAGATCGAAACCGCTCTATCCCGCCTGGAGGCCTACCTCAAGCAGGCAGCCTGA
- the pdhA gene encoding pyruvate dehydrogenase (acetyl-transferring) E1 component subunit alpha, whose product MGVETVQYLDDTGQPLRDLPLSHSELLQGYRALRRARHFDERALVLQRQGRLGVYPPFRGQEAAQVGVALCLRPDYDWLLPSYRESAAALTFGMPISKLILSWRADPAGWGAPPNVNMVQFYIPIATQIPQAAGVAHAQRLLGKEAVAAVFIGDGGTSEGDFHEGLNFAAVFNAPLLVVVQNNGWAISVPTRKQMKVQRIAERAHGYGIPGVTVDGNDLVAVWSVAREAVNRARAGGGPTLIEALTYRVAPHTSSDDPSRYRTEEETERWLKRDPILRMKNCLLHLGLWSEDQEAALSEALEAEFLAAVEEADQAPEPKPWEIVEQVYQEMQPDQQAAWKYLRGEA is encoded by the coding sequence ATGGGCGTGGAAACAGTTCAGTATCTGGACGATACCGGTCAACCCCTACGGGATCTGCCCCTGAGTCATTCGGAGTTGCTGCAGGGCTACCGGGCTTTGCGCCGCGCCCGGCACTTTGACGAGCGGGCTTTGGTCTTGCAGCGGCAGGGCCGGCTGGGGGTTTACCCGCCTTTCCGCGGCCAGGAAGCGGCCCAGGTGGGGGTGGCCCTCTGCCTGCGCCCCGATTACGACTGGCTGCTGCCCAGCTACCGCGAGAGTGCGGCCGCCCTCACCTTTGGCATGCCCATCAGTAAACTCATCCTGAGCTGGCGGGCCGACCCGGCTGGCTGGGGCGCACCGCCCAACGTCAACATGGTGCAGTTTTACATCCCCATCGCTACCCAGATTCCCCAGGCCGCAGGGGTGGCCCACGCCCAGCGCCTGTTGGGTAAAGAGGCTGTTGCGGCTGTTTTTATCGGGGATGGCGGCACCTCCGAGGGCGACTTTCACGAGGGGCTCAACTTCGCTGCGGTCTTCAACGCCCCCTTGCTGGTAGTGGTGCAGAACAACGGCTGGGCCATCAGCGTGCCCACCCGCAAGCAGATGAAGGTGCAGCGCATCGCCGAAAGAGCCCACGGCTACGGGATACCTGGGGTCACGGTGGACGGCAACGACCTGGTCGCGGTCTGGAGCGTAGCCAGAGAAGCCGTGAACCGTGCCCGGGCCGGCGGCGGCCCCACCCTGATTGAGGCCCTGACCTACCGGGTAGCCCCGCACACCTCCTCCGACGACCCCAGCCGCTACCGCACCGAGGAGGAAACCGAGCGCTGGCTCAAGCGCGACCCCATTCTGCGCATGAAAAACTGCCTCCTGCACCTGGGGTTGTGGAGCGAAGACCAGGAAGCGGCGCTAAGCGAGGCGCTCGAGGCCGAGTTTTTAGCCGCCGTGGAGGAGGCCGATCAGGCCCCGGAACCCAAACCGTGGGAAATCGTGGAACAGGTTTACCAGGAGATGCAGCCCGACCAGCAAGCGGCCTGGAAGTATCTGCGGGGGGAAGCATGA
- a CDS encoding alpha-ketoacid dehydrogenase subunit beta gives MIAERGTRVLNNVQAINEALDLALGRDERVVLFGEDVGTMGGVFRASDGLAQKYGEKRVFDTPLAESGIVGFGIGLAMAGLRPVAEIQFAGFLYPALDQILSHLGRMRHRTRGRFTVPMVIRAPYGGGVKTPEQHADSPEAILAHVPGVKVVIPSSPERAKGLLLAAIEDPDPVFFLEAIKLYRGVKAEVPEGYYTLPLGQARVVREGNAASLLCYGGMVEVCLKAAEVAAREGVELEVVDLETLIPLDTPTIVASVQKTGRAVVVYEAMRTGGFGAEIAARIAEEALDYLQAPILRVAGWDAPYPPFSAVEHFYRPDARRVLEAVRQVLVH, from the coding sequence ATGATTGCCGAACGTGGTACTCGAGTCCTGAACAACGTGCAGGCCATCAACGAGGCCCTGGATCTGGCTCTGGGCAGGGATGAACGGGTGGTGCTCTTTGGCGAGGATGTGGGCACCATGGGCGGGGTATTCCGGGCTTCGGACGGGCTCGCACAAAAGTACGGCGAAAAGCGGGTCTTCGATACGCCCCTGGCCGAGAGCGGGATTGTGGGCTTCGGGATTGGGCTGGCCATGGCCGGGCTGCGCCCGGTGGCCGAGATACAGTTTGCCGGGTTTTTATACCCCGCCCTCGACCAGATTCTTTCGCACCTGGGCCGGATGCGCCACCGCACCCGGGGCCGCTTTACCGTCCCCATGGTCATCCGCGCCCCTTACGGCGGCGGGGTCAAAACCCCCGAGCAGCACGCCGACAGCCCCGAGGCCATCCTGGCCCACGTACCGGGGGTCAAGGTGGTGATTCCCTCCTCGCCCGAGCGGGCCAAGGGACTGCTGCTGGCGGCCATCGAAGACCCCGACCCGGTGTTTTTCCTGGAGGCCATCAAGCTCTACCGGGGTGTAAAGGCCGAGGTACCGGAGGGCTACTACACCCTGCCCCTGGGCCAAGCCCGTGTGGTGCGGGAGGGCAACGCGGCCAGCCTGCTCTGCTACGGCGGCATGGTGGAGGTCTGCCTCAAGGCCGCCGAGGTGGCCGCGCGGGAGGGGGTGGAGCTGGAGGTGGTGGATCTCGAGACCCTGATACCCCTGGACACCCCAACCATCGTGGCCTCGGTGCAGAAAACCGGGCGGGCGGTGGTGGTTTACGAGGCCATGCGCACCGGGGGTTTTGGCGCGGAAATTGCCGCCCGCATTGCCGAGGAGGCCCTGGATTACCTACAAGCCCCCATCCTGCGGGTGGCCGGTTGGGACGCCCCCTACCCCCCTTTTAGCGCGGTGGAACACTTCTACCGCCCGGATGCCAGACGGGTTTTGGAGGCGGTGCGCCAGGTTCTAGTACACTGA
- a CDS encoding Uma2 family endonuclease has product MPRSKPPVKTEVSVEEFLAFEATSSERHEYVQGQIFLMAGGTRRHNRIAVRLGSLIENQAQQTSCLVAIADTIVQAGNALYYPDVMVYCQPEEDLRVVKKPCLVVEVLSERTAETDRGEKWLNYQTLPSLQTYILLEQDTMRAEVFRRAEGGWFYERIESGPLKLPCVNLEIALEDIYSRLE; this is encoded by the coding sequence ATGCCCAGGTCGAAACCCCCTGTCAAAACCGAGGTGTCGGTAGAGGAGTTTCTCGCCTTTGAGGCCACCTCCTCTGAGCGGCACGAGTACGTCCAGGGCCAGATTTTTCTGATGGCCGGTGGGACTCGCCGCCATAATCGCATAGCGGTTCGGTTGGGTAGCCTAATTGAGAACCAGGCTCAACAAACAAGCTGTTTGGTGGCAATTGCCGATACCATCGTTCAGGCCGGAAATGCCCTGTACTACCCCGATGTCATGGTCTATTGCCAACCTGAAGAGGATCTGCGCGTGGTCAAAAAACCTTGCCTGGTTGTTGAGGTGCTTTCCGAGCGCACAGCCGAAACAGACCGGGGCGAAAAGTGGCTCAACTACCAGACCCTACCCAGCCTGCAAACGTACATTTTGCTCGAGCAAGACACCATGCGGGCCGAGGTGTTCCGGCGGGCCGAGGGGGGCTGGTTCTACGAGCGCATCGAAAGCGGCCCGCTCAAGCTGCCCTGCGTAAACCTGGAGATTGCCCTCGAGGATATTTACTCTCGCCTGGAATAA